The following proteins come from a genomic window of Rutidosis leptorrhynchoides isolate AG116_Rl617_1_P2 chromosome 10, CSIRO_AGI_Rlap_v1, whole genome shotgun sequence:
- the LOC139870668 gene encoding uncharacterized protein, with translation MREFRECVECIGVSDINHTGLHFTWNQRPNADTGFLKKVDRIMANNEFVSAFINSYAIFQPYRISDHCPAALKVPSKVVTKPKPFRFSNFIVEHELFQSTIKDGWNVEVKGHKMYCLVKKLRILKKPLRKLMWSKGNIHTRVITMRAELDNAQINLDKDPLNTDLRQVHSRILKEFNDASLDEEKFLKQKKLKLIGCVLGTITLATSIKL, from the coding sequence ATGCGCGAATTCAGAGAATGTGTTGAGTGTATTGGTGTTTCGGACATTAATCATACCGGGTTACACTTTACTTGGAATCAACGTCCGAATGCAGACACGGGTTTTTTAAAGAAGGTTGATCGTATTATGGCTAATAATGAATTTGTAAGTGCATTTATTAATTCTTATGCCATTTTTCAGCCTTACCGTATTTCTGATCATTGTCCAGCGGCGCTTAAAGTTCCCTCTAAAGTGGTGACGAAACCTAAACCGTTTAGGTTTAGTAACTTTATTGTCGAGCATGAGCTGTTTCAATCGACTATCAAAGACGGGTGGAATGTAGAAGTGAAGGGCCATAAGATGTATTGTTTGGTGAAAAAGCTTCGCATTTTAAAGAAACCTCTTCGGAAACTCATGTGGTCGAAGGGCAATATTCATACTCGTGTGATCACAATGCGTGCAGAACTGGACAATGCACAAATTAACTTGGATAAGGACCCGTTGAACACTGATCTTCGCCAAGTACACTCCAGGATCTTAAAAGAATTTAATGACGCGtcgcttgatgaagaaaaatttttgaaGCAAAAAAAGCTAAAGTTGATTGGTTGCGTGTTGGGGACAATAACTCTAGCTACTTCCATAAAGTTGTAA
- the LOC139873247 gene encoding putative receptor-like protein kinase At5g39000 translates to MEVLTIQRLRICLDVARGIKYFHHDVEPQVSIIHRDIKSANILLGENWNAKVSDFGLARIAPVDMQTTFLISSPCGTHGYMDPDYYLHSYLTKETDVYSFGIVLFEILCGRPARVTTYEEKDYREFLQVLVRKHYESGTLEEIVHFAIRDQVNEASLLTFSNIAYQCLMSGHKRPTMKEVVINLQKALDIQRAADEYEYDTDHHQEQPRYTGFTFKLYSDKMMNTEVRLVQCPTCRKLLQEPSGLLLYECGGCGTKLQGSLIQQRSEKMIQMIPPEN, encoded by the exons ATGGAAGTCTTGACAATCCAACGACTTAGGATCTGTTTAGACGTTGCCCGAGGGATAAAGTACTTTCACCATGATGTAGAACCGCAAGTTAGTATTATTCATCGTGATATAAAGAGTGCTAACATTCTACTGGGTGAGAATTGGAACGCCAAAGTTTCTGATTTTGGGTTGGCAAGAATAGCCCCTGTGGATATGCAGACTACCTTTCTGATATCCAGTCCTTGTGGGACCCATGGGTATATGGATCCAGATTACTACCTTCACAGTTATCTCACAAAAGAAACTGATGTTTATTCTTTTGGGATTGTATTATTTGAAATTCTATGTGGAAGGCCCGCACGTGTTACAACTTACGAGGAAAAAGACTATCGTGAATTTTTACAAGTTCTGGTCAGAAAGCATTATGAAAGCGGAACATTAGAAGAGATTGTTCATTTTGCTATACGTGATCAAGTAAATGAAGCTTCATTACTTACGTTTTCAAATATTGCCTATCAATGTTTGATGAGTGGACATAAACGCCCAACAATGAAGGAGGTTGTTATAAATCTACAGAAAGCTCTTGATATTCAGCGA GCCGCAGATGAGTATGAGTATGATACTGATCATCACCAAGAACAACCAAGGTATACGGGTTTCACGTTCAAATTATATAGTGACAAAATGATGAACACTGAAGTCCGGTTAGTTCAATGCCCAACGTGTCGAAAGCTTCTACAGGAGCCTTCGGGACTTCTGTTGTACGAATGTGGAGGCTGTGGTACAAAACTTCAAG GTTCACTGATACAGCAAAGAAGCGAAAAAATGATACAGATGATTCCCCCGGAAAACTGA